The following proteins are encoded in a genomic region of Phycisphaera sp.:
- a CDS encoding HD domain-containing protein translates to MLRVSIHEAADGMRLAMPVYHPRRGGPVLLKSGVTLDGRLIARLREIELREIWIHYPGMGFLGGFVSPAILQARAGLSHQVLSALDTVAGNAKAKLEYAAYKRAIVGLIEQLLRAPTAAYYVEELSTADTPHGRHANSVCFLSLLMGLKLGDYLIAERSRLHPAHAKDVTSLGVGAMLHDVGMLRLPTQTLRKWNREHDETDPHWQRHVKLGFDMVREGVDPSAAAVVLHHHQAHDGSGFPRRKLLGGGAIPLVGQEIHVFARIVAVADEFDRLRDSGDAPGADSVPQARRATVSALREMALGETSKRYDPMVIRALVASVPAYAPGSIVTLSNDSRAVVCNWRPDDPCRPRVLPIEGLEAAVDASPDDSDLLDAGEEPKGLIDLSCTPDLYISHAEGFDVSDENFLLPSTSEFDLRRADRERINRAETLDAS, encoded by the coding sequence ATGCTGCGCGTATCGATCCACGAAGCCGCCGACGGCATGCGTCTGGCCATGCCCGTCTACCACCCCAGGCGCGGCGGTCCGGTGCTGCTCAAGTCGGGTGTCACGCTGGATGGCCGCCTCATCGCGCGCCTGCGGGAAATCGAGCTGCGCGAGATCTGGATCCACTATCCGGGCATGGGGTTCCTGGGCGGGTTTGTGAGTCCTGCCATCCTGCAAGCGCGTGCCGGGCTGAGCCATCAGGTGCTCAGCGCCCTTGATACCGTGGCCGGCAATGCCAAGGCAAAGCTCGAATATGCTGCCTACAAGCGCGCCATTGTTGGGCTCATCGAGCAATTGCTGCGCGCGCCGACCGCCGCGTACTACGTCGAAGAACTCTCCACCGCCGACACGCCACACGGCCGGCACGCCAACTCGGTGTGCTTCTTGAGCTTGCTGATGGGCCTGAAGCTGGGCGACTATCTCATCGCCGAACGCTCGAGGCTCCACCCCGCGCACGCCAAGGATGTGACATCCCTGGGCGTGGGCGCGATGCTGCACGACGTGGGCATGCTGCGGCTGCCCACGCAGACCCTGCGAAAGTGGAACCGCGAGCACGACGAGACCGACCCACACTGGCAACGGCACGTGAAGCTCGGTTTCGATATGGTGCGCGAGGGCGTCGACCCGTCCGCCGCCGCGGTCGTACTCCACCACCACCAGGCCCATGACGGCTCGGGATTCCCGCGGCGTAAGCTGTTGGGCGGCGGTGCCATCCCGCTGGTAGGCCAGGAGATCCACGTGTTCGCGCGCATTGTTGCCGTGGCCGACGAATTCGATCGCTTGCGTGACAGCGGCGATGCGCCAGGCGCCGATTCGGTCCCGCAGGCCCGCCGCGCGACGGTATCTGCCCTTCGCGAGATGGCACTGGGCGAGACCTCAAAACGGTACGACCCGATGGTCATCCGGGCATTGGTTGCGTCGGTGCCGGCTTACGCGCCCGGCTCGATCGTCACCCTGAGCAACGACTCAAGGGCCGTCGTTTGCAACTGGCGCCCGGATGATCCCTGTCGGCCGCGGGTGCTACCCATCGAAGGGCTGGAAGCCGCGGTCGACGCCAGCCCCGATGACTCGGACCTGCTCGACGCCGGCGAGGAACCCAAGGGCCTGATCGATCTGTCCTGCACGCCAGACCTGTACATCTCGCACGCCGAGGGGTTCGATGTTTCGGACGAGAACTTCCTGCTGCCCAGCACCAGCGAGTTCGACCTGCGCAGGGCCGACCGCGAGCGGATCAACCGGGCCGAAACCCTTGATGCCTCCTAA
- a CDS encoding HlyD family efflux transporter periplasmic adaptor subunit, with translation MGQVRARRGGILVKAAGAVVVLAVVGGGLWYGSTQLADMDTVRSSDLVEASVRDFDIQTIATGELEARQQVEIRNKLDSRATLTTIAKEGTRVKKGDVLFTLNSESIEEQITEEESRVETARADLEAAENAYLIRVSDNESNLRAANLEKELAELALQQWRDGDDLKETERLQADLDSAKRNSTRLSEKHEQSKTLFEKDFKSKNDFDQEVIQLLEAESRVKQAQLAFDTYRDYQRPRDEKQRTSDVAEAEAKVERVRKQNAIELASREANRKNARRQLELREERLAKLREQLSFCVIHAPNDGLVVYNSNTRQGRWNNDPPEPGTEISPNQVVLVLPDTTEMVASVRVHESLAGRLRPGQPAMVQIEALGSRVLPGTVDSIGVLAESGSWRDPNLREYTVRILLQPGESAKDLKPSMRAEATIVLDQVDDALTIPVQSVFSEGRLRYVYLPNGARYERVPIRLGRRSETEAEVLAGISAGDRVLVRDPDQGEVLSQEWDESRLETVGFTLDENGQPAPAQREGRPGRSAQAKPAEAETKEATTVEASTEDAGEAVEKTEQVATTAEAEQPAEQVQPAG, from the coding sequence ATGGGACAGGTACGAGCAAGGCGAGGCGGCATCTTGGTGAAGGCTGCGGGGGCAGTCGTGGTGCTGGCCGTGGTTGGTGGCGGGCTTTGGTACGGCTCGACACAATTAGCTGACATGGACACGGTCCGCTCGAGCGACTTGGTCGAGGCTTCAGTTCGTGACTTTGACATCCAGACGATCGCCACGGGGGAGCTCGAGGCCCGCCAGCAGGTCGAGATTCGCAACAAGCTCGACAGCCGGGCGACGCTGACGACCATCGCCAAGGAGGGCACACGCGTCAAGAAGGGCGACGTGCTTTTCACGCTCAACAGCGAGTCGATCGAGGAACAGATCACCGAAGAAGAGAGCCGCGTCGAGACGGCCCGTGCCGATCTGGAAGCCGCTGAGAACGCTTATCTCATCCGGGTCAGCGACAACGAATCGAATCTGCGTGCGGCCAACCTGGAGAAGGAACTCGCTGAGCTCGCGCTCCAGCAGTGGCGTGATGGCGACGACCTCAAGGAGACCGAGCGGCTCCAGGCCGACTTGGATAGCGCCAAGCGAAATTCCACCCGGCTCAGTGAGAAGCACGAGCAGAGCAAGACATTGTTCGAGAAGGACTTCAAGAGCAAGAACGATTTTGATCAAGAAGTGATCCAACTACTCGAAGCCGAATCTCGCGTAAAGCAGGCCCAGCTCGCGTTCGACACCTACCGAGATTACCAACGCCCTCGCGACGAGAAGCAGCGCACGAGTGACGTTGCCGAAGCCGAGGCCAAGGTCGAGCGCGTGCGAAAGCAGAATGCCATCGAGTTGGCCAGCCGGGAGGCGAACCGTAAGAACGCGCGCCGCCAGCTCGAGCTACGCGAGGAGCGTTTAGCCAAGCTTCGTGAGCAACTCAGCTTCTGTGTGATCCACGCACCAAACGACGGGCTGGTTGTGTACAACTCGAACACACGCCAGGGCCGCTGGAACAACGACCCCCCCGAGCCCGGCACCGAGATTTCGCCGAACCAGGTCGTGCTCGTGCTACCCGATACGACCGAGATGGTCGCGTCCGTACGGGTTCATGAGTCCCTGGCAGGGCGGTTACGTCCGGGCCAGCCCGCCATGGTGCAGATCGAAGCGCTCGGCTCTCGCGTCTTGCCGGGCACGGTTGATTCCATCGGTGTGCTCGCCGAGAGTGGGAGCTGGCGCGATCCGAACCTGCGCGAATACACGGTGCGCATCTTGCTCCAGCCCGGCGAATCGGCGAAGGATCTGAAGCCCTCGATGCGAGCAGAAGCCACCATCGTGCTGGATCAGGTCGACGATGCGTTGACGATCCCAGTGCAGTCGGTGTTCAGCGAAGGCCGCCTCCGGTACGTCTACTTGCCCAATGGTGCCCGCTACGAACGAGTGCCCATCCGCCTGGGGCGTCGCAGCGAGACCGAGGCCGAAGTCCTTGCAGGGATTTCCGCGGGAGACCGTGTCCTGGTTCGGGATCCCGACCAGGGCGAGGTGCTCAGCCAGGAATGGGATGAGTCCAGGCTGGAAACGGTCGGCTTCACACTCGACGAGAACGGCCAACCCGCGCCAGCCCAACGCGAGGGCCGTCCGGGACGCTCCGCGCAGGCGAAGCCTGCCGAGGCCGAGACGAAGGAAGCCACGACCGTCGAAGCAAGTACGGAAGACGCTGGCGAGGCTGTCGAGAAGACCGAGCAGGTCGCGACGACGGCGGAAGCCGAGCAGCCCGCAGAGCAGGTCCAGCCGGCTGGCTAA
- the mqnB gene encoding futalosine hydrolase — MITPPKPSRDAPWLLVVAAPAEARAVLAGIGLDADAAAEWEPRETDDGLAVLTTGVGKANAAAGVGIALHSRTYGAVVNLGIAGALPNGKPLAIGSTVAATRSIYADEGLALPDGSFVGCSQMGFPLGPFDDRGVPASPGLLDCLGPLVSTTAPVATVSTCSGTDALASTVAERTLAVAEAMEGAAVGQVAAKLGVPFIELRVISNTTGNRECQVWSIGEALDVLGELARDVGAAALAR; from the coding sequence ATGATCACGCCTCCTAAACCATCTCGTGATGCCCCCTGGCTCCTCGTTGTCGCCGCCCCCGCAGAAGCACGGGCGGTGCTTGCCGGCATTGGGCTCGATGCCGATGCGGCTGCCGAGTGGGAGCCACGCGAGACAGATGATGGCCTTGCCGTACTAACAACAGGTGTCGGTAAGGCCAACGCGGCCGCTGGGGTCGGTATTGCGTTACATTCTCGGACGTATGGAGCTGTGGTGAATCTCGGCATCGCCGGGGCACTTCCTAATGGCAAGCCGCTGGCCATCGGGAGTACTGTCGCGGCCACACGATCGATCTATGCCGACGAGGGGCTCGCTCTGCCCGACGGGTCGTTTGTAGGGTGTTCGCAGATGGGTTTTCCGCTTGGCCCCTTCGACGATCGGGGCGTGCCGGCGTCCCCCGGGCTGTTGGATTGCCTGGGTCCGCTCGTGTCGACGACGGCCCCCGTGGCGACCGTGTCGACATGTTCTGGGACCGACGCCCTGGCCAGCACTGTGGCCGAACGCACGCTCGCGGTCGCCGAGGCGATGGAAGGGGCTGCGGTTGGCCAAGTGGCCGCAAAGCTCGGCGTGCCATTCATCGAGCTCCGGGTTATCAGCAACACGACCGGAAACCGTGAATGCCAGGTCTGGTCGATCGGCGAGGCTCTGGATGTGCTCGGCGAGTTGGCCAGGGATGTCGGTGCCGCCGCCCTTGCCCGATAA
- a CDS encoding PilN domain-containing protein, which yields MLGPSGDNNQQGGALGGGFLPEDYVQRKAEGRANIIGLTLFCAVMGTVVAAFFVTNRNWKSVHDEREAIAVQYTAAEPEIELLIKLEEQKEQMLQKAEIVTALIEPVPRSILMAELVTRMPDEMTLLTVELKGRRVAEAAPIKGQTAQQQRTSVRGRQAGSLGGTRTGASAETDEKASILPPRYEYTLTLTGVTSTNEEVADYLEALKMSPLLRRVEMHYTERQKMKDLELRKFQISAEIDPRADARGIEPPSSADALANGTTLPTEEPSDLPEGEPEGEEAIVIEPDDGEGL from the coding sequence ATGCTCGGACCCTCAGGCGACAACAACCAGCAGGGCGGCGCCCTTGGCGGAGGCTTCCTCCCCGAGGACTATGTCCAGCGCAAGGCCGAGGGGCGGGCCAACATTATTGGCCTGACGCTCTTCTGCGCCGTGATGGGCACGGTGGTGGCGGCCTTCTTCGTCACCAACCGCAACTGGAAGTCGGTGCATGACGAGCGTGAGGCCATCGCCGTGCAGTACACGGCCGCCGAGCCCGAGATCGAGCTGCTCATCAAGCTGGAAGAGCAGAAGGAGCAGATGCTCCAGAAGGCCGAGATCGTGACCGCGCTCATCGAGCCGGTCCCGCGCAGCATCCTGATGGCCGAGCTGGTCACGCGGATGCCCGACGAGATGACCCTGCTGACGGTGGAACTCAAGGGCCGCCGGGTGGCTGAGGCTGCCCCGATCAAGGGCCAGACCGCCCAGCAGCAGCGCACCAGCGTGCGAGGCCGCCAGGCCGGTTCGCTCGGCGGCACCAGGACCGGCGCCAGCGCCGAAACGGACGAGAAGGCCTCGATCCTGCCGCCACGCTACGAGTACACGCTCACGCTCACCGGCGTCACGTCGACCAACGAAGAGGTGGCCGACTATTTGGAAGCGCTCAAGATGTCCCCGCTGCTGCGGCGTGTGGAGATGCACTACACCGAGCGGCAGAAGATGAAAGACCTGGAGCTGCGCAAGTTCCAGATCAGCGCCGAGATCGACCCGCGGGCCGATGCGCGAGGCATCGAGCCGCCGTCGTCGGCCGACGCGCTGGCCAACGGCACCACACTTCCTACCGAAGAACCCTCCGACCTGCCCGAAGGCGAGCCAGAGGGCGAAGAAGCGATCGTGATCGAACCCGACGATGGGGAGGGTCTGTAA
- the pilO gene encoding type 4a pilus biogenesis protein PilO yields the protein MKFGVRELVLLLVLFAVPLASYWFVFRPQNTQIERAREEIALRREKLEKLQQESARRGTLEAATTQIAERIETIESRLPTNKELGNVVRQISELAGKAGLQQPSIIAEKPVKASLYMEQPLKIEMVGDFRGFYKFLLELERLDRITRLPEMTVRRSDKVDGHMVAEFTLSIYFQDEEA from the coding sequence ATGAAGTTTGGTGTTCGTGAACTCGTCCTTCTCCTGGTGCTCTTTGCCGTCCCGCTGGCCAGCTACTGGTTCGTGTTCAGGCCGCAAAACACCCAGATCGAGCGTGCCCGCGAGGAGATCGCGCTGCGGCGCGAGAAGCTCGAGAAGCTCCAGCAAGAGAGCGCCCGACGCGGCACGCTGGAAGCCGCGACAACCCAGATCGCCGAGCGCATCGAGACCATCGAGAGCCGCCTGCCCACCAACAAGGAACTGGGCAACGTCGTTCGTCAGATCTCGGAATTAGCCGGCAAGGCGGGGCTGCAGCAGCCCTCGATCATCGCCGAGAAGCCCGTGAAGGCGTCGCTCTACATGGAGCAGCCGCTCAAGATCGAGATGGTGGGCGACTTCCGTGGATTCTACAAGTTCCTGTTGGAACTCGAACGGCTCGATCGCATCACCCGCCTGCCCGAGATGACCGTGAGGCGGTCGGACAAGGTCGATGGGCACATGGTGGCCGAGTTCACCCTGAGTATCTACTTCCAGGATGAGGAGGCCTGA